The genomic DNA GATGATTGTCCTTGTTgggatttttaattttaaatttaacacAGACACACGCACACATATAAATGTAATACAAGCAAATAAAAAGTGTTGCAACTTTGTAAGAATCTGAGAAATTGAATTGAAGTGTTATTAGAACTCAAACTGCATGTTTGATGTGTATCCAAGTGCTGCAAGATGAGTTGCTATGGCTTTATTCATGGGTGGTGGACCACATCTAAGTATCTGCAAAATGaaaccatttttgtttttaattattctaGGTGGTGATGAATTTTCTTGGTGTTATATATGTCAAtatgaaaaggaaagaaaattgaTTATTGTTAATTGGCAATTAAACCTGGATATCAGGGGCAGGTGCTGGACAATGAGATTCAATCATCTCCTTTGATATGTACCCAGTACCTCCATTCCATTGATTAGGAGGCTGTCAAATGTGTTGAAAATATATCAAACATTTAATTCTACAAAcaactaaaatttatttagtacttcccagaaaatgtttttgtacttATTTGATAAAATGGATTAGGGGTCAAATTGTTAGTTTAATATAATACAGGAGTGTGTACAATATAAGAAtcctatattattattttttgtataggTTTGATGGAGCAACAAACCTTATTAAGAACGTGAAAGACATGGAATCTGTGAGGAAATTTGTCTGCAAAGCGATCTAGTTCTTCCTGCATCACCAAACATATACACTGATGTGACAAACATGATTGTAATGTACTAAATAGATACAAAAAATCTTATGAGATCTAATTAATCTCATGAGTAAATTcatgttgaatttaattctcTTCTACACGAGGACACAACAACAGACATAGGTAATAATTGAAAGACAAATTTAGTTCTCTTACCAACTATATTCCTATACTAATAGTAGTTCTATATTCCTTACAAGCAAGAAACCACTACTCTAAGGACATGATTTCTTAATTAAGTAGGTTACCTTTAGTAGGATATCGTCCACTGTCACATTGGCATAAATAAGGTACACCTTTGTTTTGTCCTTTGGGTTTTCCAGTATGGCTCTTATGACCTGCAACAAAAGATGATAAcaggaaaaaaaatgtcattttctatCTACTTTCAAACTTATAAGATATTATAAGTTATTCGATTGGAAGGTAAATAAagtctaataaaaaattattttatccaATAATCAAATTCAGATTCTCTCAAAAGATTAACTCGTTAATTATTTGATCCCAGTAACTTAGTTACTATAAGATGAATTTAATTTCTGTACTACAGtgaattaaaactaaatgtACATTTTacacatctttttaacaagtacACCTTTTCAAGTGCCTAGATGTCAAACTCATTTGTACCTGAAACATTGGGGTAATGCCTGAACCTCCAGCAATCATTCCAAATGCCCTAACTTGGCCAGGTTTGTAACTGAAACGTCCCTACAAGCTCCAGcaatacattgttatacttatattttcaagtagataaaaatatatatgaaaaatttaaactatGCATTGTTTAGAGCCTCAATTTCTTTTGGAGTTAATAATTGGTTCACTCAATTGTTATTTTGCCTAAGATAGTAGTAAGTACCTTGGGGCCCTTCACGGCCAAGTTGTCACCTTCCTTCATTTGTCTAAAATGGTGAGACATTTTTCCATTTGGATACATCTGCTTACACATTGTTAACGTATAGttattttcacaaataaagtttgataatatatataagtatgtGAATGATAAATTCATTTATTCTTTTGCCAAAATTTGTCCACAAAAATATTGTACCTTCACAACTAATTCAAAATAGCCAATATCTGAATCCAATGTGATTGGAGTATATGATCTCATAACTTCTTCTCCTTGACTATCTCTTCCTCTGCTCACCATTTATACAAAATGTTacacaattaatttatttttccttttttcaaatatttattaagGAAAATGACACTCAATAATCTAAGATATGTCCACTTGACAAATACATTATATCTATGATCTTATGAAGACATTGAGCTATCTTTTGTTACACTCACCTCCTAGATCCTTTCTAGAAGTAGAGAGAGTATATGTGTCATTCAACCAATAATTGTGGTGGGTGGATGTTTGCTTAAAAagaagggaaatgctaactagtGTTCTCGGAACATTGGTTAAGGAAGCAAATATAATAACAactttcaattctttaaaagttataaaaaatatattttttaatttaaaattttctgttttaattTCCTTAACCGGTGTCCCCAAAACACTGGTTAACATGAACCTAAAAAGAAAAGGGATGTATGCATATTTAAGCATAGTTTAGAATAGATGATAACAACTTTTCCTTATTGACAAATAGTATAGAAATTTTATGTAGATTAATTAGTTAAATGATACTACTAGAGCAACATATGGGAGATTCTTTTTCAAACCTGACAAGTATGTTTTTTCCAACAGGAAGTCCCAATATCGAATTAGGAGTAGGAAGGGCAAATTTGAATCTTGCAGAATTGGGGCTGATCATGGTCTTCTTTACAAGTTTaaattctttgaaatttttGGGGTCCAAGCTAcctgaaaattttgttttttagatgGTCACTTTGTATTCAAAGATGACTTACATAAtggcattttatttttgtatgaaaCAAATACCTCCACAGTCAATCTCTAGGACTAATTTCTCAAGCTGAATAGACTACATATTAGAAAAAGTTTTCTTCGTAAGTTGAACATCGAGCTCGAGCCCACTAACTAAGTTgaaagtaatattttaaaaatcaagttGAACCAAACGGTTTAACCAATTGAATATAGAATTGACATTGTTCACCGTTCAATTATTTGAGCTATTCAATTACAGTTTTGCCCTGGTTCAAACGGTATAAAACAATTGACCCATGATACGTGATCTTGATGATTCGATGTGTAATtcgattttaaaaacattgttGGAAGAGATATTTACCATCTCATCTTACAAGCGCTCTTAGATTATATAATGacaatttaaaattattgaaacaaaatattGGAAATGATGACTTTGAAAATGATCATATAAGTTAACAAAATCTATGAACAATCAAATAATAACAACTACACCTTTGGGGTTTTTGCGATAGTAAATATAAGCAGCTGTTAGGCCTACAGCAACAAGAGCAATTGCACCATTTAGAATTTCAGGCTCCAAGTTTTGAGCAAAAGGTAAGGACTTGAAAAATGCAGGGAAGCTAAGTGTCATGTTGAATGGTAACTCCAACATTATGTACAAAAATTAGCTAATTAATCAATAACACCTTGGTTTATAAATACACATTTGTATATGAATGAACACTGcgaaatatatatattcctttAACTAGTTATTCTTTACTCCTTCTAGATACTATAGAATGAAGCAAAGAATAATCCCAAACTTCTCAAGAAGGATAGCACATTCAACTATACATACTTTTACATTGTTTCTCAAATTAAATTGTGtacaaatcaaacaattgaACTTAAGGGATTAATAAGGTTTATTAAAGGACATGTTGTTATGGAGAAATCGAGTTTGATTTTTAGATGGAACAATATTTGGGAAGACTATACTTATCCTACGACCGAATTTTAGATTACCATTGCATTCTTTTTCTGTGAACCGAAGGATGAACGGCTTAacgccaaaaaaataaaaaaaaattatgtatcatCTACCGAAAGAGTTTATATGTAGTTGGCAGTGTTGGTAGATGAGCAAGCACTATTAAAGCTCTTTTCCCCATTAGATAGCACTTTTAAAACGACCTTATATAAAATAAGTTGTCTTTTTCACCGTTTGGATTAAGATTATTTtgagtttatgcaaataaataagtttttatgttaatttataagttctcactaacggaaattgtttctttataaactgtttttttcttcataaactaTATTTACAAACTAATCAATAATAcattaaagtttatttatttacctaAGTTGTTTTACATAAGTTCAGACATGGATGATGAAGATCAAGAAATAGAGTGGAGTTTTTTTGTCCAATATCCTTTTGGATTTCTGGCTTGTAACATTTTCTTGTttgcttataacttataagggCTTTTTAATGTATTACATTCCTAGGTAGAGTGTAACACCACTTCAGTATGAACCTGTTTAAGCACCAACTCCCACTCAAAAAAGTTGCTAACATTTCTCTCATTATATCACCTCCGTTGATTTCAAATCGAAACAGCAACAATGATATAAGAAATTAAGAGATTAATATATTGTGaacattttaaaacattttcGCACATGCATCCCATCAAATTATCTACATGTGAGATATGattggatgcatgtgtaaaaagATTAACATTTTTATTATCAGTAGGAATCAAACTCGATACCATGAAGTTTCCAACACGCACACACCCTGCGCGCCAATCATAGACAGTGCATACAAATAATTCCAAGAAATTAATCTATGTTTTTCCAAATTTAAAAAGTCATTACAAGTATGTCGGattatttcaaatatattattttaacacTAAGCAAGATAGAGCCAACAAAGAATCCTAATATGATAACTGCAATATAAGCTACAAAGCTAATCACATCACAATATATGTTACATGAGAGTCTTCAACGTGACGCACTCGCTGACTAAATTATCCCTCAAGTAACATTTCTTTCTCGAAAAATCTCCATCTCTCCTTTttgttcttcatatttttaatgCTTTAAGAACATAAGTTGTACTCCTTTTCATCTTGATGATTAACAAATTAACTCCAGATTTATGGATATTTTTCAGAATCACAAATCAATATTGATTCCTTTGTTTTTGAACATCAAAAACTTTAAAAGCATGTGGAGTGATAAAGGGGTCAAGGGTACTGTCCCTCGAATAATGTTGATTAGGGAACATAATGTTGATTTGGTGGTTGGGTTGAGGAAGTTAAGGAGTCGAGTGATAAAGGGGTCAAGGGCACTATCTCTGACCCACAACATAACACTGATGATTTGGGATGAGGTCCATCAGCGGATAGGGTTTTTGCCCAATCCGAAACACTAAtaattgtcatttaaaaaaaaaccattagcCTACAAGTATGAACCACTAATATGGTGCGGAAAACAAAAGTTATTTTCTTCATtatctctcttttcttttaaaaaatcaatccaTAGTTTTCTTCTTAAGCATCTTGCAaacttaaatatatattgtaaATATAAACTCATAAAATTTCATTGAAATTGTGTACCAACTTGGCCACAGTTGAGCTTATCCTCAATTGCGCACCAACATAAGCATATACTAATCattttttacattgaaaaaagCTTGAGAAGAAAACTACCAACTTGTTTTTCAAAAGAAACACGATAGGTATTATGATGAACCAAAAACCTTGCCACATGCACCAATGTTTGTTTCCACTGATGAACCCCCTTCCAAATCATTtgaaacatcatttaattttccTAGCAGATACATAATGTAATCAATTATGAAATCAAGCCTGTTGAATGCTAATTACTGGAGCATTTCTAAAATCTCTTCGTCTTAAACTCTTACAGCCTCAATGTCTAAGCTTGTATAGTTTCAACAACTGCACATTTGGTTCTAAATTACCTAGCCGATAGTATATTTTTGGGAGCATTTGGTAATTATTGAACATGTCCTCAAAACATgtgagcttttttttttttttttttacaaagacagaacgatattcattcattcaaatcgatagagtacatcagatacaaacatcgctaaaaacgtaaagggtgaatctgcgaacaaactcacaacacccaagttaatagcatacaatggcaaaatgcctacaaataatatgataaaacctaagTCACCGAAATACCCACGCtttcggatctgcaacgttgatgtccaaatcattggttgaatttgtaattgactgatgtCGATCTTTCAATAGTACCGGAGGTAAGGCATTATGGTAATACATCATGGTAAAGCATTGTACTCCCTCcagtcctatttacaagagaatgTTGACATTTTAGataaattgaataatttatgtatctactcaagaatctaaaccaaatacataaattatttaggcttaattgcactttccccccctatcttttgctaattgtgcgattttgcaccccctctttttttttgagcgttttgcaccccatctttttgccccctttctgattttgcaccccatctttgtgttaattgcacttttgccccttatctttttgttaattgtgaGATTTTGCaccttctcttctttttttttttgagcgattttgcaccctatctttagtccattttcctctcttttaatgatgattttgaacaaaacacaattgacaaaagatggggtgcaaaatcgttcaaaaaaaagagggggtgcaaaatcgcacaattagcaaaagataggggagaaaagtgcaattaagccaattatttaatgtatcaaaaaattaattgtcttttgtaaataggaccggatgGAGTATTACTACAAAGAATTGAGCATTTCATCGGCCCGCGGCACAAATGGAGCAAAAGCAAGCTCCCTAGGACGCCATCCTGAATCAAAGAAAGACGCAGTTTCGACAACAATATCTCTAGACTGAGAGTATGCTCTAACTACAACCAACCGGTCTAAGCACCTCATCCATCACCCAAAAACAGACACAACCCACACcctaattttcaatttcaactaACAAAATTTTcccttttcacaatttttttcaattctaattcaactttcatcactcttaacataataaattcaacaaaatccccaattttttttgacaatgatACGATAAGAATTTGAGGAATTTACCAACAGATTTTAATCCCATCATGAAATCGAACCTCTCTAGAATCATTGTACGGTAAGGAATAACCTGAGATCCATAGATTATTGAAGATtgaaattgatgatgatgatggtgaaatTTGATTATCGGAGAAAGGAAAacagaaggaaaagaaaaatgggTGGAAAGCGAatggatattttatttattattattattataacaataaaataaaataaaataataaacaacaatgaacgaAACACAAAGAgatgctttttttattttttataattctatTACAACTTATGGTTTCATTGACTGGGAAGAGTATTCATCGACGAGCAATAGTTTATCAACCCACAAAACAAAACCAGAATTAATGAAACACAGTATAAACCCCTCTTATAGATAGAAACCTCAAGCAGAAAGAAACCAAATATTGCATTCGTAATAAGCTGAAGAATGAAAATCAATGTGGTGTGATAAGCTATGGAGTCTGGATAAACCGTGAAAAAGGCAGCGTTTATTGGAACGGTGAACATCTAGTTGAGTAAATTTCGAACTAATTCATCCTAatttatttgtgatttatgtaatgggttttcaattttcaaacccACAAACACgtgaaaagaaaaatgtgagtttttttaattttgtggaCGTAGCTGAGGAattctaaacaattttttaatggtCCTTCTAATGTTATCGGCCAACATTATTTATCTTTACTTTTAAGTTAGATCatgtatttttcatattttttgaatgagtttttgtaGATATGTTTAGTATAATAATAGAATTTCTTCCACAaaaatttacaatattttacaaagattaattgaatataaaattttaggcgttaaaaacttaaaattcatatttaaataatcccttgtgaaaaaaaattgcatcagacatttttataatgttttaaacataattgtaaaaaaaaaaggtttaaaatttaaaaggtaTCATACAAGTTGAGTTAAAAGGTATGACCAAAAATATGCtaactaaaaatatttgaaggattgttgtttgaagaaaacttttaaataaactaaaaataaaatataatatatttataaggggttttgctagaagtcacccatgaaggtgtcttttagcaatccacacctcaaggtgtgatttccactttttagttataactttgctaaaaaacactttcataaaaattagttggtgtcttttaaaaaatgctcatagaataacttgctaaaagacaccttcataaaaggtATCTTCTATCAAAACACAGGAACCACAAAATTATTCAACTCTTAAATTAATAAGTATTTTAcattaattgttcaaaaaaaaaataagtattttacATTAGTTTAAGGTTATTTTTAAGCCATAGAATTTTGTCCAACTGTTGAAATTTTCAGAGGATAtagcattattattttttattttaatttttaattttataatatatcaatggtAAAATGGATCCTGACCCTCCCTCTCTTAAACATATACTAGTGTATTTTCCCGGCATTACCCGggttatatatatagtattaatATTTGTGGTTTATgtttaacatttattaaaaGTTCATATAACTCAAAGAGTTATAAGATAAAAAAGACTACTCATGTTATGACctgtattttattaataaactattaataaatgtttaaagtataaaataaatatattctcatttttttgaccaaaaaaatattatcgtAGTTTtctaaattgaaaaaattatcatgttgtgttatatgtataatatttgTGTTCTTGTaggtttagctcagttgatatggatATATGCAAGGTTGAgtgttcaaaccccgaccaccaccaaaaagaaaaaaaaagtatgtataATATTTGtcgaaaatatatataatttaaaagtaataagaaaaacaaattgcTCAAATTATAACAGATATTTGTTTTGTGTCGTGATGTTACCCTTAACTTCTTAAATAAACTATTAACAGTTACCTAAAATATAGATTTAAATGGGGTCTTGAAAATGGACGACAAGATTGAACTCTTTGGATTAGTCGTTCCTTGGACCAtataccgagttttaaaaaaatctacttaaaatataaaataaataaatcctaGTTATCTAAATGGAAAAATAATTAAGAGTGCGTGTTTACAATGAAAATAATGAGAGagtatagataaaaataaattattttattataaatatatgaaattgattaaaatgaataatttaatcaaatttccctaaaaaatgtaatccaataataaaataaaactttcactatcaatttattatttaaaaatgaaaggGTAATCTATTAAATTTGACAAAGTCTAtgctaaataaaatataatttaaaatgaaatttaatgaAGGAGAAAACTTTAAACGCATAAATAGTTTGAAATAAGGACACAACTCATGAATTTCTTCACGTGTTTTTCATATGATTCTTAACTAAGAATACACTTTTCATGAGTAGTTTATTTAGGAACCATATGAAAAGCACCTAAGAAAATACACATAAGTTTTATGCTAGAAGTAAAACAAGGATAAAACCTAGGTGcattttttatatgcttttcgTGTGGTACTTCATGTAAAATACTCACaacttgttttaaaaaaaaatatattaacaacaaaCTATGATTTCTCAAGTccataattttttcaaagtttgttatagtcaaaaaaataaattttaattataagaagATTCATGTGAAAAGTATGTATGGAATAGGCACCAAAGTTTTGTCCTCAGAATAAAGGATATTTCTAAtgagaaatattaaaaattagttgttaaaaaagaacacaaagtatataaatgaatataatagttttttttaggtaaaCTAGGAGAGAGGACATACATCAAGGAGAAACAACGACATTCCAACTATGTTGGCACCCCGATGAACTCCCATCCTATACCGCCAatctcaaattttattaaaaaaaacggGGGAAAATACAagagggggactaggccaaaacccttgaaaaaaacagaaaaccaacaaaaaaacagacaaaagaaaagaagaatcaCAATAACAACCAACTACGGAAATCTAAACCGAGGTAAACCACACCGGTCCGCATAAAAATCCTACTGAAAATATGATGGTAGGACTGACAAACACACTTCCGAATTACCAAAACCACAGACATTCCAGTATATAACTATCACTGATTAGAGGTAGAATTATCACCCGTAGGGCAGATTTTTGTAAGGCTTACCAATAATGGTCTTTTTAAGGTGCTGCTTCTGCTTCTTGGTTAACACATGAATATAACAGTAATAATAGacttatgaaggaaaaaaataatagtaatagtaGTTTATATGCATGATATCCATGGATAAAATCGACCATTGACACGAAATGAATAGCTTAATAGGTAGGtacacacaaataaaataaattgatatttcaaGTACTTTAAATTAATGAATACATATGTAGAAGTAATGGTATCTCTCCAGACAATTTATAATGATAATTAAGACGTGCAATTTGTGTAGAGATATTTATACTACATAAAACATCggttttttaatgaataaactGTTAATATCTTAGTATAGAACATGTCcattataaacaaattataaaaataaataatatgtattttgaGAGCTTTTCCACTTGTTGTGTTCCCGACCGACTAAATATATTAGTCTTTATAGCTACACTCAAACAATTCTcgattcacacaaaaaaaacaaaaaatttaaaaaaaggtaaaataaaattaacattggAGTAACACacatactaaaaaaatatataaaatattttcaaaatttgaatttaaattaaattattaaacttattgaaaaaatattttaaaactattttaatttttataggggaattagattttttttataaaaatgtgtATATTTGGTTGGATTTAATGAAAATTTATGTGTAGtttgttgatatatttatgctatataaaatattacaagctaatttaaaatttaaatgaacACTTTTTAAGATTTGCAAACAATTTATTCTCTCTCAAAACATTAAGAATATCATGCAAATGATCAACATGTTCATCAAATGTTTTGCTATaaattaaagggttaataggtctttacccccgtgtaatatatgtcatttctgattttcctccctgtatttttttttttgatttattaaattttttttttttatttacccccttaATAGAtgaaacaaaaacgaaaatttcttgaaaaaaaattggtttttgtttgacctattagggagtaaataaaaaaatatattttacagggggtgtataaaaaaaaaattacaggagaAAAACCataaatgacctatattacataGGTAAATACCTGTTAAccctaaattaaaatatcatcaaaatatACTACAACAAATTTCCCAATGAAAGAATGCAAAACATGGTTTATTAACCTCATGAAGGTGCTGAGTGCATTACTTAAGCCAAATTAATGGCATCACCAACCACTCATATAAACCATATTTAGTTTTAAATGTTGTTTTCCATTCATCACTTTCTTTCATGCGGATCTGGTAATATCCACTCTTCAAatctatttttgaaaacaaacatGAACCATGCAACTCATCAAGCATATCATCCAATCTAGGGATAGGATATCAACACTTTCCCGTGATTTTATTTATGGCTCGGAAGTCAGTACACATCCGCCATGTCTCATCTTTCTTTGGAACCAATATCACAGTAAACGAACACGGGCTAAGACTCTGATACCAACTG from Medicago truncatula cultivar Jemalong A17 chromosome 8, MtrunA17r5.0-ANR, whole genome shotgun sequence includes the following:
- the LOC11409778 gene encoding NADH--cytochrome b5 reductase 1: MLELPFNMTLSFPAFFKSLPFAQNLEPEILNGAIALVAVGLTAAYIYYRKNPKGSLDPKNFKEFKLVKKTMISPNSARFKFALPTPNSILGLPVGKNILVRGRDSQGEEVMRSYTPITLDSDIGYFELVVKMYPNGKMSHHFRQMKEGDNLAVKGPKGRFSYKPGQVRAFGMIAGGSGITPMFQVIRAILENPKDKTKVYLIYANVTVDDILLKEELDRFADKFPHRFHVFHVLNKPPNQWNGGTGYISKEMIESHCPAPAPDIQILRCGPPPMNKAIATHLAALGYTSNMQFEF